A section of the Triticum dicoccoides isolate Atlit2015 ecotype Zavitan chromosome 7A, WEW_v2.0, whole genome shotgun sequence genome encodes:
- the LOC119330912 gene encoding deSI-like protein At4g17486 — MAAAASASASASSSSSTSTSAGSSASTSTPRPAPRQAAAAPSSSPVFLNVYDVTPANGYARWLGLGVYHSGVQVHGVEYAYGAHEGAGSGIFEVPPRRCPGYAFREAVLVGTTALTRAEVRALMADLAADFPGDAYNLVSRNCNHFCDAACRRLVARARIPRWVNRLAKIGVVFTCVIPSSSRHQVRRKGEPQLPAPVKSRSARQPAAPPRPRTFFRSLSVGGGKNVTPRPLQTPPVGPALTLTTPAPTPLASM; from the coding sequence atggccgccgccgcctccgcctccgcctccgcctcgtcttcttcctccacctccacctcggcCGGGTCCTCCGCGTCCACCTCCACGCCCCGGCCCGCCCCgcgccaggccgccgcggcgccgtCGTCGTCCCCGGTCTTCCTCAACGTGTACGACGTGACCCCGGCCAACGGGTACGCGCGGTGGCTGGGGCTCGGCGTGTACCACTCGGGCGTGCAGGTCCACGGGGTGGAGTACGCGTACGGCGCGCACGAGGGCGCCGGGAGCGGCATCTTCGAGGTGCCCCCGCGGCGGTGCCCCGGCTACGCGTTCCGGGAGGCGGTGCTGGTGGGCACCACGGCGCTGACCCGCGCCGAGGTGCGCGCCCTCATGGCCGACCTCGCCGCCGACTTCCCGGGCGACGCCTACAACCTCGTCTCCCGCAACTGCAACCACTTCTGCGACGCCGCGTGCCGCCGCCTCGTCGCCCGCGCCCGCATCCCGCGCTGGGTCAACCGCCTCGCCAAGATCGGGGTCGTCTTCACCTGCGTCATCCCCAGCAGCAGCAGGCACCAGGTGCGCCGCAAGGGGGAGCCGCAGCTGCCCGCCCCCGTCAAGAGCCGCTCCGCGCGCCagcccgccgccccgccgcggccCAGGACCTTCTTCCGCTCCCTCTCCGTCGGCGGCGGCAAGAACGTCACGCCCCGCCCGCTCCAGACCCCGCCGGTGGGGCCCGCCCTGACGTTGACGACGCCGGCACCGACGCCGTTGGCCTCCATGTAA